In the Sorghum bicolor cultivar BTx623 chromosome 4, Sorghum_bicolor_NCBIv3, whole genome shotgun sequence genome, TATCTCCCGTGGTGGCGTGTGCTAGACATTAGCACACTGAGCTCTTTTTTTTGGTCAATACTTTGTTTATTAATGCCAGACAAATTTTGTTGTACCTAGAAGTTGCCTCTATTACCCACAGACCACATAAAGGTTGTTGTGGTCTGCACATGATCTGCATTTTTTCCATAATGTTTCTTGTTCCCCCAATAAATTTATTCTTAAGGATTTGTAGCTATGTACATTTAGCTTTCTGTATGTTCATCGATCTTTTTCAAAATCAATTACAGTTGAATACAGTAGTTGATAACAATGAAAAGTACCACTTCAGTCAGCTGCACCCATATCGCTGCATTGCATTGCTGATTGTCTTGTCTGCAAAGAATTCCAGCCACCTTTGGTGCAGGGGCTGCCAAACTGGTCACTAAAGTCAGTTGCAGTACTGGAAATATTATAGTAGCCGTCTGCTATCCATTCCCTTTTTCATCATTAAGGAACTATCCATTCCCTTTTTCATCATTAAGGAAAAGCATGATCGTTGATTCATTTGTGTTCTCAGTTTTTCTTTTCTGGAAGAGCTGGTAATGTGGCTTCCAGGGAAAACAGAACTTCAGTGAAGGGTAAATGTGGAAGAACAAAAAAACCAAAGTTCAGCTAGGCGCTAGGCGCTATCTAGGCGATGACCGTCCGACTAGGGACTAGGCGCGCCTAATCCAGCCTAGGCCTTTCTAGGCGATTTGCTAGGCGTTTTGCCAATTTacttaataatatatatatatactaatatatatatacagcaGAAATTGCTGAATAAATAAGTTATATACTGGTATATACTTGCTGAATGTATATAGAAGAGAGGGTAGTAGACATACCTTTGTGGCTTAGGTTCAATAATCAGTAGACAGGTTGTTCTTAGTCCTACAACAAGGATTGACAGCTTGCAAAACTCAATAGACAACAAGTAGTtcatcaaataaatagaaaataggAAGTTGTTACTTATCTGATCACCAGCCAtcctccatccattcaatgaacAAACCGTAGCAGACTAGCAGACCAGCAACAACTAGTAATTGCAAATTTTAAATCACAGACAAGTGCACAACACAATTGATAAATAAAGGTCTTGTTCAAACAACACATAGTTCTCAGAAAGAAGAAAAACAGTCACACAGGCACACAACAGCAGCAGTTCACAAGTTTAACACACACATAAATGCATGAATGCACCACAAAAGATAAGCCATGACATGAGAAAAGGCCCAGGACCATTCAATCTTCCTTCTTCAATAGGGCTCCAAATagtcatcctcatcctcatcaaaCTCTTCCTTGTCAGATTCAAACTCTTCTCCTTCATAAAGCTCTCTCACTCTAGCACTCCTACGCAGCTGAAGTTGTTCTTCTGCTCCCACTGCATCTCCAAGAACAGACCAAGGAATTCCAGTACCTTCcatctcttcttcctcctcctcatctCTATAgaccactaatgcacaatcatcTCCATTCTCATGCAGAAATCCTTGAACTTCAGTTGTTTCATTAGACAAAAGAACATCATTGATCTTTTTTGACTTGATTTTTTCTCTCCTATTAAGCAGCTTGGAGTTGAATTGAATGTAGACTAATTTGTTGAGACGTGTTGTAGTAAGCCTATTTCTCCTCTTAGTGTGTATCTATAAAACAAGAACAAGTTAAGGTCTGCAATTTAATTGAAAAACTCCTGAAATGCTTAGCTACTTACCGCTTCAAAACCGCTCCAGTTTCTTTCACAGCCAGATGCACTTGATGTTAAAGAAAGGATCCTTGTTGCCATCTTTTGTAAGGCTGGTACTTCAGTTCCATACAGGCGCCACCATGATGCTGCAatgaatgaaaacaaaaattttaGTTAGTAGCTACAATAACTTTTGGGCTGAAAACAACAAACATTGAGATGGCTGAGATCACCATAAATAAAACCTGGATTGTAATCAAAATTTTGGAAAGTCCTTGCAAGCTTCTTGTTAAATGGTCCTTCCCTATTCTGAAACTTTCTTAGTTCAACATGAGCAGCCTGATCTTGCTTATCCTCATCATGATAATAAAAGGTCTCCACACAACTAATGAATCCTTCTGTTATTGTGGGCTCATCAAAGATTGATGGATTAGCATAGCTATAGTGTGGATTTAGCAAATAAGCTGTCAAATGCAATGGTGAATCAAGTCTCCCCTTCATCTTCTTGTCAACAACAGCAATTACCTCCTTGAACCGAGACTCAATATTTCCTAAGGCCTCCTTCACCTCTCTCTTGGCCTTTAGTATTTCTCCATAAATGAAACCCATGGATGGTTTTACATCCCCATCAACCAAACGGAGAACTCTAAACAATGGCTCAAAAACACTCACTGTTTGCTTCACATCCTTCCAGAAGGTAGGATTCAATATAATTGCTGTGGCATCTTTTCCTTTCTTCGATTTCACATCTCTCAGTGAGTCCCACCTACTATGAACCACCATCTTTCTTA is a window encoding:
- the LOC8071677 gene encoding uncharacterized protein LOC8071677, with protein sequence MKNGCSIMTDAWTDRKRRSIMNLCTNSADGTSFISSKEMSDVSHTSEVIFELVDKAIEDIGPENVVQVVTDNASNNMGAKKLLFEKRPNIFWTSCATHTINLMLQGIGNLARFKKVIEQAKAFTIFVYGHTRTLECMRHFTEGKEIVRPGVTRFASTFLTLSSILEKKDQLRKMVVHSRWDSLRDVKSKKGKDATAIILNPTFWKDVKQTVSVFEPLFRVLRLVDGDVKPSMGFIYGEILKAKREVKEALGNIESRFKEVIAVVDKKMKGRLDSPLHLTAYLLNPHYSYANPSIFDEPTITEGFISCVETFYYHDEDKQDQAAHVELRKFQNREGPFNKKLARTFQNFDYNPASWWRLYGTEVPALQKMATRILSLTSSASGCERNWSGFEAIHTKRRNRLTTTRLNKLVYIQFNSKLLNRREKIKSKKINDVLLSNETTEVQGFLHENGDDCALVVYRDEEEEEEMEGTGIPWSVLGDAVGAEEQLQLRRSARVRELYEGEEFESDKEEFDEDEDDYLEPY